In Mustelus asterias chromosome 17, sMusAst1.hap1.1, whole genome shotgun sequence, the following are encoded in one genomic region:
- the LOC144506658 gene encoding lipase member H-like isoform X1, giving the protein MGCSSQLGPLELTLGFESHPMEGAFIRTMFRWLTLVLCTTVIVPVPSQGAECHNFTKLPMTDTIIGTDLVVRLLLYTGRNSDCATLINATHTGLLDVSKKTIFLIHGYRPFGSPPNWLRKMIMTLQMMGDINVVIVDWNRGATTINYAVAVSNTKKVAEILVPVIHSILKIGGSLNLIHMIGVSLGAHVSGFVGSSFNGQIGRITGLDPAGPLFRGKGIEDRLDPADAQLVDVLHTDTDALGYEEFLGSIDYYANGGTDQPGCPATIMSGKKYMVCDHQRSVYLYINSMISTCNITVYPCASYEEFLDARCTDQDSTYPIFGYHIDKWANSSSLMRFPNKVFFQTSTEEPFCMYYYLLEIITWNRNTRRGYITVGLTGDNGLLVKSKPNRKAKSFETFKEVTLLVSVDKDVGNIATVSLMFSSANLVEHKLKLGILRMKLRSLTYPQRPHMCRYDIALQKDLEEAFQPIECQVQEM; this is encoded by the exons GACTATGTTCCGCTGGTTAACGCTTGTACTATGTACCACAGTCATCGTACCAG TGCCGAGTCAAGGAGCAGAATGCCACAACTTCACAAAACTACCAATGACTGACACAATCATTGGCACTGATCTGGTAGTGAGACTTCTGCTCTACACAGGGAGGAACTCGGACTGTGCCACCTTGATCAATGCCACCCATACCGGTCTGCTGGATGTCAGCAAGAAAACCATCTTCCTTATTCATGGATACAGACCATTCGGATCCCCACCCAATTGGTTGAGAAAAATGATAATGACTTTACAAATGATGGGTGACATAAATGTAGTCATTGTTGATTGGAATAGAGGAGCAACCACCATTAACTATGCAGTTGCCGTCTCCAACACCAAGAAAGTTGCTGAAATTTTGGTACCCGTTATCCACAGCATACTG AAAATCGGAGGTTCCCTCAACCTGATTCATATGATCGGTGTGAGCCTCGGTGCACACGTATCTGGCTTTGTTGGAAGTAGTTTCAATGGACAGATTGGACGAATAACTG GCCTCGATCCGGCTGGGCCTCTGTTTCGAGGGAAAGGTATAGAAGACAGACTGGATCCTGCTGACGCTCAGCTGGTCGATgtcctccacacagacacagatg CTCTTGGCTACGAAGAATTTTTGGGGAGTATAGATTATTATGCCAATGGTGGAACGGACCAACCAGGATGTCCTGCTACTATAATGAGTG GAAAAAAGTATATGGTGTGCGACCATCAGAGATCTGTCTATTTGTATATAAACTCCATGATCTCAACCTGTAATATCACCGTTTATCCTTGTGCATCGTATGAAGAATTCCTGGATGCCCGCTGCACAGACCAAGACAGTACCTATCCTATATTTG GGTATCACATTGACAAGTGGGCAAACTCCAGCAGTTTAATGAGGTTTCCAAATAAGGTGTTCTTTCAAACCTCCACAGAGGAACCATTTTGCA TGTATTATTACCTTCTGGAGATCATCACCTGGAACAGGAATACCCGCAGAGGTTACATTACAGTTGGGTTAACTGGAGATAATGGATTACTGGTGAAATCGAAACCCAATCG GAAGGCAAAATCATTCGAAACGTTCAAAGAGGTCACTCTCCTTGTCAGTGTCGACAAAGACGTGGGGAATATCGCCACTGTTTCACTGATGTTCAGTTCAGCCAATCTGGTAGAACACAAACTGAAACTGGGAATACTGCGAATGAAGCTGAGGTCATTGACCTATCCCCAGAG GCCTCACATGTGCAGGTATGATATAgccctgcagaaggacttggaggagGCGTTTCAGCCAATCGAGTGCCAAGTGCAGGAAATGTAG
- the LOC144506658 gene encoding lipase member H-like isoform X2 has protein sequence MFRWLTLVLCTTVIVPVPSQGAECHNFTKLPMTDTIIGTDLVVRLLLYTGRNSDCATLINATHTGLLDVSKKTIFLIHGYRPFGSPPNWLRKMIMTLQMMGDINVVIVDWNRGATTINYAVAVSNTKKVAEILVPVIHSILKIGGSLNLIHMIGVSLGAHVSGFVGSSFNGQIGRITGLDPAGPLFRGKGIEDRLDPADAQLVDVLHTDTDALGYEEFLGSIDYYANGGTDQPGCPATIMSGKKYMVCDHQRSVYLYINSMISTCNITVYPCASYEEFLDARCTDQDSTYPIFGYHIDKWANSSSLMRFPNKVFFQTSTEEPFCMYYYLLEIITWNRNTRRGYITVGLTGDNGLLVKSKPNRKAKSFETFKEVTLLVSVDKDVGNIATVSLMFSSANLVEHKLKLGILRMKLRSLTYPQRPHMCRYDIALQKDLEEAFQPIECQVQEM, from the exons ATGTTCCGCTGGTTAACGCTTGTACTATGTACCACAGTCATCGTACCAG TGCCGAGTCAAGGAGCAGAATGCCACAACTTCACAAAACTACCAATGACTGACACAATCATTGGCACTGATCTGGTAGTGAGACTTCTGCTCTACACAGGGAGGAACTCGGACTGTGCCACCTTGATCAATGCCACCCATACCGGTCTGCTGGATGTCAGCAAGAAAACCATCTTCCTTATTCATGGATACAGACCATTCGGATCCCCACCCAATTGGTTGAGAAAAATGATAATGACTTTACAAATGATGGGTGACATAAATGTAGTCATTGTTGATTGGAATAGAGGAGCAACCACCATTAACTATGCAGTTGCCGTCTCCAACACCAAGAAAGTTGCTGAAATTTTGGTACCCGTTATCCACAGCATACTG AAAATCGGAGGTTCCCTCAACCTGATTCATATGATCGGTGTGAGCCTCGGTGCACACGTATCTGGCTTTGTTGGAAGTAGTTTCAATGGACAGATTGGACGAATAACTG GCCTCGATCCGGCTGGGCCTCTGTTTCGAGGGAAAGGTATAGAAGACAGACTGGATCCTGCTGACGCTCAGCTGGTCGATgtcctccacacagacacagatg CTCTTGGCTACGAAGAATTTTTGGGGAGTATAGATTATTATGCCAATGGTGGAACGGACCAACCAGGATGTCCTGCTACTATAATGAGTG GAAAAAAGTATATGGTGTGCGACCATCAGAGATCTGTCTATTTGTATATAAACTCCATGATCTCAACCTGTAATATCACCGTTTATCCTTGTGCATCGTATGAAGAATTCCTGGATGCCCGCTGCACAGACCAAGACAGTACCTATCCTATATTTG GGTATCACATTGACAAGTGGGCAAACTCCAGCAGTTTAATGAGGTTTCCAAATAAGGTGTTCTTTCAAACCTCCACAGAGGAACCATTTTGCA TGTATTATTACCTTCTGGAGATCATCACCTGGAACAGGAATACCCGCAGAGGTTACATTACAGTTGGGTTAACTGGAGATAATGGATTACTGGTGAAATCGAAACCCAATCG GAAGGCAAAATCATTCGAAACGTTCAAAGAGGTCACTCTCCTTGTCAGTGTCGACAAAGACGTGGGGAATATCGCCACTGTTTCACTGATGTTCAGTTCAGCCAATCTGGTAGAACACAAACTGAAACTGGGAATACTGCGAATGAAGCTGAGGTCATTGACCTATCCCCAGAG GCCTCACATGTGCAGGTATGATATAgccctgcagaaggacttggaggagGCGTTTCAGCCAATCGAGTGCCAAGTGCAGGAAATGTAG